One segment of Rosa chinensis cultivar Old Blush chromosome 6, RchiOBHm-V2, whole genome shotgun sequence DNA contains the following:
- the LOC112171566 gene encoding DELLA protein GAIP-B has protein sequence MENKSLSPRTQFEDCSSSNYDLKAIPGKTIFNKTQFDSSPRDPKRLKPSSDFSSTTTTFYLQPVSLLLTYESTRSVVVVDSQENGVRLVHGLHQSTFEGTLREQQALLELEDTLKMLRREKEVLRNMLSYLT, from the coding sequence ATGGAGAACAAATCTCTGAGCCCACGAACCCAGTTCGAGGACTGCTCGTCTTCCAATTACGACCTCAAAGCCATACCTGgaaaaaccattttcaacaaaacCCAGTTCGATTCTTCCCCCAGAGACCCGAAACGACTCAAACCCTCTTCAGatttctcctccaccaccaccaccttctATCTCCAACCCGTCTCCCTCCTCCTCACCTATGAGTCAACACGCTCGGTGGTAGTTGTCGACTCGCAAGAGAACGGAGTCAGACTCGTCCACGGTCTGCACCAAAGCACTTTCGAAGGCACGCTGAGGGAGCAACAGGCCTTGCTGGAGTTGGAAGACACGCTGAAGATGCTGAGGAGGGAGAAGGAGGTGCTGAGGAACATGCTCAGTTACTTGACGTAG